Sequence from the uncultured Sunxiuqinia sp. genome:
TTACCGTATTGTGTTCTTCCGTATTCATCACCATGACTGATCATTGGGACTCCCTGGCTTAAAAGTAAAGTCCCCAGAAAACTTCGTTTTCTTCGTTCCCGAAGTTCAATAATCTCTTTATCATCAGTGATTCCTTCTGTGCCACTGTTCCAGCTGAGGTTGTGATCTTCCCCGTCCATACTATCTTCCAGATTTGCGTCATTATGCTTGTTGTTGTAGCTGACTAGGTCATGTAAGGTAAATCCATCGTGTGCCGTAACAAAGTTGATACTGGACGAAGGCATTTTCCCATTGTCTTCGTACAGGTCGCTGCTACCACTTAGCCGGAACGCCAGTTCACTCACCTGACTTTCATCACCTCGCCAAAACTTACGCACGGAGTCCCGGTATTTTCCATTCCATTCGGCCCATAATACGGGAAAGTTTCCAACTTGATAACCTCCTTCGCCTAAATCCCAAGGCTCGGCAATTAGTTTAAGCTGAGAAATAGTCGGGTCTTGATGAATGGTGTCTAAAAAGGTTGACAGTTTTCCAACATCGTATAATCCGCGTGCCAATGTTGATGCCAGATCAAAACGGAAACCATCAACCTGCATGTCGTTAGCCCAGTAACGTAAGCTATCCATTACTAATTGCAGGGTTCTTGCACTAAGCATGTTAAGTGTATTTCCAGTTCCTGTGTAGTCGGTGTAGTAGTATTTATTTTTAGGTTCAAGGCGATAATAATTCTCATTATCAATACCTCTGAAAGCCAATGTTGGACCTAAATGATTTCCTTCAGCGGTATGGTTATATACCACGTCGAGAATTATTTCAATGCCGGCCTTGTGGTAGGCTTTCACCATTTCTTTAAATTCAGTTACTTGATCTCCATCCGAATCGTACGCACTGTATTCACTATGTGGAGCAAAGTATCCAATGGAGTTATACCCCCAATAATTATTCAAACCTTTATCCAGCAGAAATTTATTGTGTGCAAAATGATGGATAGGCATGAGTTCGATAGCCGTAATGCCTAGTTCCTTAAAGTAGTTGATAATCTTGGGGTTTGCCAATCCTTTGTAAGTTCCGCGTTCTTCCTTCGGAATATCAGGATGTTGGGCAGTAAAACCTTTGACGTGCAACTCGTAGATGATCGAGTTGTGCATTGGTATTTCTGGCTTTTTCACACCCTCCCAGTCAAATGTGGTATCAATCACCACACTTTTATTTATTTTGGCTGCACTGTCTTCAATGCTTTTTTTTGCATGCCCTTTTTTCGGACCTGATTGAAACTGATAATCAAACATACTATCGTCTATTTCAGTCCGCCCGCTAATTGCTTTGGCGTAAGGGTCGATCAATAATTTTTGAGAATTAAAGCGCATGCCGGTTTTGGGCTGATATCTGCCATAAACACGATAACCGTATAACTGACCGGGTTTTATGCCGGGAAAATAAAGATGCCAGACATAGTCAGTTACTTCGTCAAAATCAACTTGTGCATATTCTTCTTCATCCTGAGACGAATTGAAAAGACACAGTTTGATACTAGTTGCATTTTCACTAAAAATGGCGAAGTTGACTCCGTTTCCATCATAAGTTGCTCCAAGAGGATATGGTTTCCCTGGTAACACCGGCGACTTGTATTTTTTCATCTTGGTATATCAATTGATTAATAAATCGGGTGAATAAGCTTTTAAGTGAATATCAAACCCAAATACAAGTGAAGCCGATAAATAATCATGCCACAATCAATGAGGAATGAATTCGCTAGGTTGAGGTTTTGGCAGGAAGTTTCCGTTTAAGGTATGCATCTCCCCGATTTAAGGATGAAAATTCCAGTCGTTTATTGAAAATTAATTTCGGCCTCGCTTTTGAGAATCTTAAAATATAAAATGATAGCACAATATGACAGAAAAAACAATTTTCCCGACACGTTTAAAAAACAACGATTACAAGTTTACGGTTTGGGCACCTAAAGCCCGGTCGGTAAGGCTTTTGATTGAATCGCCAAAGCTCGAAATTACCATGAATAAAGAAGAGTTTGGCTATTGGTCGTCAATTGTTTCGGACATTGATGCTGGCTCCCGCTACAAATATGAACTGGATGGAAAAAACAGTTTTCCGGATCCGGCTTCACTTTCACAACCAGATGGCGTTCATGAAGCTTCTAAAGTAATAGATATTCACGACTTTAAGTGGACGGATGACGAGTGGGAAAATATGCCTCTTGATCGCATGATTCAGTATGAACTGCATACAGGAACATTTTCTACGGAAGGAACATTTGAAGGAGTTATTGGCCGGTTGGACTATCTCAAGGACTTGGGAGTCAATGCGATTGAGCTGCTGCCGGTGGCGCAGTTCAGTGGCTTGCGAAACTGGGGATACGATGGGGTATATCCATTTGCAGTGCATGATGGATATGGTGGCGCGAAAGAGCTAATGAAACTAGTTAATACATGCCATCAAAAGGGGATAGCTGTAATTCTTGATGTTGTTTACAATCATTTTGGTCCGGAAGGAAATTATGTGTCGAATTTTGGCGAATACTTTTCGGGAAAATATTCTACACCTTGGGGAGAACCGTTGAATTTTGATGACACAAACTCGGATGAGGTCAAAAACTATTATATACAAAATGCATTAATGTGGTGTCGTGATTTTCATATAGATGGGCTAAGACTGGATGCTGTTCATGCAATTTATGATTTTAGCTCTGAGCATATTATGAAACAATTGGCAGGAAAGTTGGAACAATTGAGTCAACGAACAGAAAAAAACTATTATTTGATTGCCGAGTCTAATTTAAATGATGTTCGCTACATTTCACCCTACTCAAAGGGAGGGTACGGGTTAAGCGGTCAATGGTCAGACGATTTTCATCACGCCGTACACGCTTTGGCAACCAACGAAAGAAGAGGGTATTATGAAGATTTTGGTAATCCGGAACAATTATCAAAGGCTATCAAACAAGCGTTTGTCTTTGATGGAGTGTATTCGAAATACAGGAAAAAAACCTACGGAAATTCAACAAAAAACAATGGCGGGGAGCAGTTCGTGATTTTCAGTCAAAATCACGATCAGGTTGGAAATCGGAAACATGGCGAACGTCTGATTTCACTGAGCAGTTTTGAAATGGCAAAGCTTATAGCCGGATGCATGTTTGTATCTCCTAATGTTCCGATGCTTTTTATGGGGGAAGAATACGGCGAGCGAAATCCCTTTTACTATTTCGTGAGTCATCTGGACGAGGAGCTCAACAGGTTGGTGAATGAAGGTCGGAAAGAAGAGTTTAAAACCTTTTTTGATGACAAAGGGGAGGCTCTTGATCCGGCTTCGGAAGAGGCTTTTGAACAATCAAAGCTTTCCTGGGATATTTCGCAAGAACCGGAACGTCAATCGATGTACGCTTATTATAAAACGTTGATTGAGTTGAGGAAAAATCATCCGGTACTACAAGTTCCGGATAAGGAAAAATTAACGATTACTGAAAAAGGAAAGGGATTTACTCTGCACCGTTGGCAGGGCGATCGCCAGATTTTGGTATTCATGAATTTTGATCAGAATGCTACTGAACTGGAAGTGCCATTTAATCAATCTGGCAACATGGAAAAGGTTATCGATTCCACTTCAACTAAATGGAATGGTAAGGGGGAAATCAGCCCACAAAGGATAATAGCGGGCGAAACAATTAAAGTAGCAAAAGAAGCAATTCTAATATATTCAAATTAAGCAACTATGAATGGTCAACAACGAGTAATTATTGAAAGTATAAAACCGCAAATTGATTGCGGGGTGTTTCCTATAAAACGTGTAATTGACGACAAGGTAGAAGTTAGTGCTGATATTTTTTGCGACAGTCATGATGTGTTGAGTGCTGAAGTTTTGTTCCGTTTTCAAGGAGAGAAGGAATGGCACAGTGCGGCGATGGAACATCTGGTGAACGACCGATGGAAGGGGGAATTCACTGTTTCGAAACTTGGGTCGTATACTTATTCAGTGCAGGCGTGGGTTGACCATTTCAGATCGTGGCACCGCGATATTTTGAAACGGATTGATGCCCAGACGGATTATTCCGTTGATTTGTTAATTGGTGCTGAAATTATAGCGGAAATACTTCAGAATAATTCAAAAGTTAGTGCCAAAGAAAAGGAATTTCTGAAAAGTGTAATTCAGGATTTTCAGGCTAAAGATAAAGCTGTAGAGGACAAAATTGACGTCATTTTAAGTCAGCGCCTTTACCAGGTTATGACTCAATATCCGGTTAAAAAGCATGTTACTTTATATCCGAAAGAGTTCGAAGTAAACGTTGAGCGCGTTAAAGCAAATTTCAGTAGTTGGTACGAGGTTTTTCCGCGTTCGCTGGGATTTGATGAAAAGCATGGAACATTTAATGATGTGGTTAATTTTTTACCCTATGTAGCCAATTTGGGATTTGATGTGCTGTACTTACCACCTATTCATCCGATTGGTAAAACCAATCGAAAAGGGAAAAACAATAATGTTACTGCGGAACAAGGCGAGCCGGGATCCCCATGGGCCATTGGAGGTGAAGACGGTGGACATAAAGCAATTCATCCTGAACTGGGGACGATGAACGATTTTGAAAAACTGGTTCAGGAGGCAGCTGAGAAAGGAATTGATATTGCGATGGACGTGGCATTTCAGTGTTCGCCAGACCACCCTTATGTGAAAGACCACCCAGAATGGTTTAAGCAACGACCCGATGGCAGTTTACAATACGCCGAAAATCCGCCAAAGAAATATGAGGACATCTATCCTCTAAACTTCGAAACCGAGGACTGGAAAAATTTATGGGACGAGTTGAAAAGCGTTTTCTTGTTTTGGATCGAGAAAGGGGTAAAAATATTTCGGGTTGATAATCCACATACAAAATCGATGCAGTTTTGGGGATGGGCTATTCAGTCTATCAAAAAGGAATACCCAGATGTGATTTTTCTAGCCGAAGCTTTCACCCGCCCCAAAGTGATGAATAATTTGGCGAAGCAGGGATTTACGCAATCGTACACTTATTTCACATGGAGAAACACCAAGTATGAAATTACCAAGTATTGTGAAGAGCTGGTGAATTCGGATGCGCGAGATTTTTTCAGACCAAATTTCTGGCCCAATACACCTGATATTTTACCGGAGTTTTTACAAGTTGCCAACCGTGCTGGCTTTATTCAGCGCATTGCATTGGCAGCTACTTTAACTTCCAACTATGGTATCTACGGTCCGGCCTACGAGCTAATGGAAAATACACCAACTCATCCGGGGAAAGAGGAATACCTAAATTCTGAAAAATATGAAATTAAGAATTGGGATCTCAATAAGCCAAACAATCTCGGGAAAATTATAAAGAGACTCAATAAAATTCGGCATGAAAATGAAGCCTTGCAAAATACACACAGCCTGAAGTTTCATAATATTGAAAACGAGGCTTTGGTTTGTTACAGTAAAACAACTGATGACCTAAGTAATATTATTTTGGTTGTTGTGAGCCTCGATCCGCATCATACCCATTCCGGTTGGGTGCGCTTTCCTCTGGATGAGTTTGAAATGGACGAACATACTCCATTTCAG
This genomic interval carries:
- the treZ gene encoding malto-oligosyltrehalose trehalohydrolase is translated as MTEKTIFPTRLKNNDYKFTVWAPKARSVRLLIESPKLEITMNKEEFGYWSSIVSDIDAGSRYKYELDGKNSFPDPASLSQPDGVHEASKVIDIHDFKWTDDEWENMPLDRMIQYELHTGTFSTEGTFEGVIGRLDYLKDLGVNAIELLPVAQFSGLRNWGYDGVYPFAVHDGYGGAKELMKLVNTCHQKGIAVILDVVYNHFGPEGNYVSNFGEYFSGKYSTPWGEPLNFDDTNSDEVKNYYIQNALMWCRDFHIDGLRLDAVHAIYDFSSEHIMKQLAGKLEQLSQRTEKNYYLIAESNLNDVRYISPYSKGGYGLSGQWSDDFHHAVHALATNERRGYYEDFGNPEQLSKAIKQAFVFDGVYSKYRKKTYGNSTKNNGGEQFVIFSQNHDQVGNRKHGERLISLSSFEMAKLIAGCMFVSPNVPMLFMGEEYGERNPFYYFVSHLDEELNRLVNEGRKEEFKTFFDDKGEALDPASEEAFEQSKLSWDISQEPERQSMYAYYKTLIELRKNHPVLQVPDKEKLTITEKGKGFTLHRWQGDRQILVFMNFDQNATELEVPFNQSGNMEKVIDSTSTKWNGKGEISPQRIIAGETIKVAKEAILIYSN
- a CDS encoding alpha-1,4-glucan--maltose-1-phosphate maltosyltransferase, which encodes MNGQQRVIIESIKPQIDCGVFPIKRVIDDKVEVSADIFCDSHDVLSAEVLFRFQGEKEWHSAAMEHLVNDRWKGEFTVSKLGSYTYSVQAWVDHFRSWHRDILKRIDAQTDYSVDLLIGAEIIAEILQNNSKVSAKEKEFLKSVIQDFQAKDKAVEDKIDVILSQRLYQVMTQYPVKKHVTLYPKEFEVNVERVKANFSSWYEVFPRSLGFDEKHGTFNDVVNFLPYVANLGFDVLYLPPIHPIGKTNRKGKNNNVTAEQGEPGSPWAIGGEDGGHKAIHPELGTMNDFEKLVQEAAEKGIDIAMDVAFQCSPDHPYVKDHPEWFKQRPDGSLQYAENPPKKYEDIYPLNFETEDWKNLWDELKSVFLFWIEKGVKIFRVDNPHTKSMQFWGWAIQSIKKEYPDVIFLAEAFTRPKVMNNLAKQGFTQSYTYFTWRNTKYEITKYCEELVNSDARDFFRPNFWPNTPDILPEFLQVANRAGFIQRIALAATLTSNYGIYGPAYELMENTPTHPGKEEYLNSEKYEIKNWDLNKPNNLGKIIKRLNKIRHENEALQNTHSLKFHNIENEALVCYSKTTDDLSNIILVVVSLDPHHTHSGWVRFPLDEFEMDEHTPFQVHDLLSGAYYLWNGDHNYVEIDPGIMPVQIFKVRRKVRSEKDFDYFM
- the glgX gene encoding glycogen debranching protein GlgX, producing MKKYKSPVLPGKPYPLGATYDGNGVNFAIFSENATSIKLCLFNSSQDEEEYAQVDFDEVTDYVWHLYFPGIKPGQLYGYRVYGRYQPKTGMRFNSQKLLIDPYAKAISGRTEIDDSMFDYQFQSGPKKGHAKKSIEDSAAKINKSVVIDTTFDWEGVKKPEIPMHNSIIYELHVKGFTAQHPDIPKEERGTYKGLANPKIINYFKELGITAIELMPIHHFAHNKFLLDKGLNNYWGYNSIGYFAPHSEYSAYDSDGDQVTEFKEMVKAYHKAGIEIILDVVYNHTAEGNHLGPTLAFRGIDNENYYRLEPKNKYYYTDYTGTGNTLNMLSARTLQLVMDSLRYWANDMQVDGFRFDLASTLARGLYDVGKLSTFLDTIHQDPTISQLKLIAEPWDLGEGGYQVGNFPVLWAEWNGKYRDSVRKFWRGDESQVSELAFRLSGSSDLYEDNGKMPSSSINFVTAHDGFTLHDLVSYNNKHNDANLEDSMDGEDHNLSWNSGTEGITDDKEIIELRERRKRSFLGTLLLSQGVPMISHGDEYGRTQYGNNNVYCHDNQLTWMNWDWDEDQKKLFEFTKKIIHIRNNHPVTHRRRYFKNRRIQGEGIKDIRWINTDGIDMSQEEWDTSFIRGMGMLLNGELMKEIDENGNVLAEDILLILVNSFWEPISFTLPHEGLSTDWEILVDSYLDDVDPMNNKVSNVFELNGRSIALLKNIK